The DNA region GCCGTTTGAACCACGGGCGTACCCTGGTGTTCGCCGAAGAATCCAATGCAGTGAAAGCAAAGGGGAGTGCCGGAGTGTCCGCTGTCGCACCCGACGGGCGCAAGATGCTGCGCCTTGAGGTCCGGAACAGCCAGACCCCCATCGAGCGCAAGCCCGAGTGGATCAAGACCCGGGCGAAGATGGGCCCCGAGTACAACCGGCTGCAGAAACTCGTGAAGAGCGAGGGTCTGCACACGGTGTGCCAGGAGGCCGGCTGCCCCAACATCTTCGAGTGCTGGGAGGACCGCGAGGCCACCTTCCTCATCGGTGGTGACCAATGCACCCGGCGCTGTGACTTCTGCCAGATCGACACCGGCAAGCCGCAGGCGCTGGACCTGGACGAGCCCCGCCGTGTCGGTGAGTCCGTCGTCACGATGGACCTGAACTACGCCACCATCACCGGCGTCGCACGCGACGACCTGGAGGACGGCGGTGCCTGGCTGTACGCGGAGACCGTGCGCCAGATCCACGCGCTGACCGCGGAGCGGGAGGCCGGCCGCACCAAGGTCGAGCTGCTGATCCCCGACTTCAACGCGGAGCCCGAGCAGCTCGCCGAGGTCTTCTCCTCGCGCCCCGAGGTGCTGGCGCACAACGTCGAGACGGTGCCGCGGATCTTCAAGCGGATCCGCCCCGGCTTCCGTTACGAGCGCTCCCTGGAGGTCATCACGCGGGCCCGCGAGGCCGGTCTGGTGACCAAGTCCAACCTGATCCTCGGCATGGGCGAGACCCGTGAGGAAGTCAGCGAGGCACTCCAGGACCTGTACGACGCGGGTTGCGAACTCATCACGATCACGCAGTACCTGCGGCCGTCCGTGCGCCACCACCCGGTCGAGCGCTGGGTGAAGCCGCAGGAGTTCGTGGAGCTGAAGGACGAGGCCGACGAGATCGGCTACTCCGGCGTCATGTCCGGGCCGCTGGTCCGTTCCTCGTACCGCGCGGGCCGTCTTTTCCAGCAGGCGATCGAGCGTCGCGGCGCGGTCGCCGCGGCGCCCACCGTGTGAATCCGAGCACAAGAAGCTACCGATCGGTAATAGATGATTTCGAAGCGGCCCGTACGCTCCCCGCAGGTCGGGGGCGCGTACGGGCCGCTTCGACGTGCGCGGCGCCCATATCAAGGTTTCATTGGTGTTTGACCGACCGGTCATGCGCTGGTAACACCGAGCAGTGACGCTGGGTGCACACGACGTGGTGGCCGGCAGCAGCCGTCCGGGCCGCTGCCGCCCCCGCGCCCCGCATCCCAGCGCCCGCCGCCCACTTTGCGCAACGCAGTCCCGGGCAGTTCGGCCCGGGCAGCTGAGTCCACGCAACTCAGTCCGCACATCCGCTCCGAGGAGATTTCCACGATGCAGGCCGTGCCGGTACGTGCCACAGCCATTCCTTCCGTCACCGACGCCCTCCGTGCCGTCGAGTCGCTGTTCCTGGGCAGCGGCCAGCGCACCGCCCGTCGCAACGCCTGGACCGCCGTCCTGGAGGACCGGCGCCGGGCCAAGGACAGGGTCGAGGCCGAGTACGTACTGGAGGCCGCGGCCGTTCACCATTCCTAGGCCACGTAAACTTCTGTACATGGCGAGGAAGTCAAACACTGAAGGCGCGGACAGCGCCGAGAACGCGGGGCGACTCAAGCAGATCGCCCTGACCTACAAGATGGCCAGGCGGTCCGACCCGAAGGTCGGTCTTGTCGTCGCGGGCGTGGGAATTGTCACCTTCGGTGTCCTCCTCGGGGTCGGCTTCCTGATCGACCACCCGGTCTATCTGGGCATCCTGGGCTTCGTGCTGGCCCTCCTCGCGATGGCCATCGTCTTCGGACGGCGTGCCGAGCGTGCCGCCTTCGGGCAGATGGAGGGGCA from Streptomyces sp. NBC_01591 includes:
- the lipA gene encoding lipoyl synthase — protein: MSAVAPDGRKMLRLEVRNSQTPIERKPEWIKTRAKMGPEYNRLQKLVKSEGLHTVCQEAGCPNIFECWEDREATFLIGGDQCTRRCDFCQIDTGKPQALDLDEPRRVGESVVTMDLNYATITGVARDDLEDGGAWLYAETVRQIHALTAEREAGRTKVELLIPDFNAEPEQLAEVFSSRPEVLAHNVETVPRIFKRIRPGFRYERSLEVITRAREAGLVTKSNLILGMGETREEVSEALQDLYDAGCELITITQYLRPSVRHHPVERWVKPQEFVELKDEADEIGYSGVMSGPLVRSSYRAGRLFQQAIERRGAVAAAPTV
- a CDS encoding SCO2195 family GlnR-regulated protein — translated: MQAVPVRATAIPSVTDALRAVESLFLGSGQRTARRNAWTAVLEDRRRAKDRVEAEYVLEAAAVHHS